CATCGCCTGCTTGAGGTCGTTGTAGATGTTTTCGCGTTGCAGCGCGTTTCGCCCCAGCAGCACGCGCGCAAATCCGGCGATCGCCGTGTAGTCCAGCGCCGAGCCGCCGATGTACTCGCCCGTGATTCCCACATCGGTGTGGACACGGAGCGCGTGGTTCGCGCGCTTGATGACGCTGCCGGGCGAATACTGCGGAATGCCAATGGTCGGCTCCGGCTGCACATCTCGCAGCTCGGTTTGCCACTGCACGATTTCGATGGCGGTAATGATCGGTTTGCTATTCATATTCGTCTGCCCCATCCTCTACACCTGTATGTCGATGTTTATCTCATTCAGTTGGTTTCACTAAGATTTTGATTCCCTCGCCTCTATCTAGGCGCTGCAGGGCGGCGAGCGAGTCTTCGATGGACACGACATCGCTGGTGAGCGCGTGCACATCGAGCGCCTTTCTCGCGAGCAGCCTTGTCGCCGTGACGATTTCATCGGCGTTGCGCGAGCTGCTGCGAATGGTGATTTCCTTAGTGAGCGCGCGCAGCGATAGGAAATTGACATTGCCGCTCGCCACGCCCACGAGCATGATGACGCCATGCGGTCGGGCGATGCTCACCGCCGTGTCGAGCGCTGTGCGCGCGCCGGAGCACTCGAACACGCAGTCTGCCAAGTCCAAGTCCGTGCCGAATACCATCGCAGGGTCGTCGTCGAACGGGTTGATAGCGCGGTCTGCGCCGAGTTCCAACGCCTTGTCGCGGCGCATTTGGCTCGGCTCGATGACGGTGATGTCGCTCGCGCCGCCGTGCCGCAGCAGCATAGTCGTCAGCAGCCCGATGGGACCGGCGCCGATGACGACGGTGCGCTGTCCGACGCTGAATCCAGACCTGCTGACACCGCGCAGCGCGATGGAAATCGGTTCTGCCCACGCGCCTTCGAGCATTGTAACTTCGTCCGGCAGCGCGCGCAGTTTGCCCACAGGCAGGCTCACATAGGCAGCCATGCCGCCGTCTCGCACGCTGCCTGCCGGAGCGCAAATCTCGTCCGCGCTGCATATATTCGGCCAGCCCTGCCGACATTCGTAGCACACGCCGCAGAAGTTGCCACGCGGATGCACTATCGCCCTGTCGCCCACTTTCCAGTCGCGCACGCCGGTGCCCAGCGCTGCTACTTCACCGGCAAATTCGTGCCCAATGACGACGCCATAAGTGTAGAAATCAAGATTCGGCGCGTGCAAGTCCGTGCCGCAAATCCCCGAGTAATGCGTGCGAAACAGCACCTCGCCCGTGTCCGGCTCCGGCGTCGGCCTGTCCTCGACCGCATAAGTATCCCCATTCAATACGAGAGCGCGCATAATCTATCTGTCCTCCCATATCATACTCATTCTGCATATCTATGTTGAGACGATTTCACAAATCCCTAATGTTGTCATTCCGCGCTATCTTTGTCATTCCGAACGCAGTGAGGAATCTGAAGCGTGTCCCTGCGAAGGCAGGGATCGTTGCGTGCAAACCTGTTGCCGACTTTAGATTTCTCGCTTCGCTCGAAATGACAAGCGAAAATGGAGTACTAGATGAAATGTCAACTAGAACCTAGTTTTCTCTGCCCACCGCCGCGTGGATTTCGCTGACGCTGTTGCGGAACTGCTGCATCAAGATGGCGGGCGGCGCGGGGGCGACATGCGTGTAGCCGACGCCGAGTTCCAGCAGCTCTTGCGGAGTGAGCGGCAGCGCGGCGTGTCCCATCGGGATTTGCAGCTTCGCCTTGCCGATGGATTTGACCTGCGCCGCTATCTCGTTCACCTTGTCGCGCAGGCGTGGGTCTGCCGGGTCGGTAACGCCGAGCGTCTGCGACAGGTCGGTGGGTCCGATTGACACCAAGTCCACGCCGTCCAGCGCGGCGATAGCCTCCACATCATTGATGCCCTTGTCGTCTTCGGTCATCACGGACAGCACGATTTCCTCATTGGATTGGCGCACATGGTCGTTCCAAGCCACATCGCCGAACCGCGCTGCGCGTGTGCCGCCTGCGCCGCCGCGTTCGCCCATCGGCGGGTATCGTACCGCGTCCACCGCGCGCTTCGCGCCTTCGATGCCATCCACATGCGGGATGATAATGCCCTCCGCGCCCATATCCAGGATGCGCAAAATCAGCTTGGCGTCGTTGTCCGGCACACGCACCATCGATGTAACGCCCGCCAAGTCGGACGCGCGGATCATCTCTTCGATGGTTCGCAGGTCGAAGCCGGTATGTTCCATGTCGATAAACGCCGCATCGAACCCCGCGATGCCGATAATCTCCACGACTTGCGGATCGGCAAGGCTGACATATTTGCCCAGCGCCAGCTTGCCCTCGCGCATAAGCTGCTTAACACGATTCTGCCGCATAACAACGCTCCTTACTTGATTGTGTCGGTACGTTTGTGTTGTTTGTGCCTACTTCACCGCGAAAGTGTATGTGGCAGTGCCAGAGCCGTCAAGCAAAGGGGTGTTTAACACAGGGGCATTCAGTTGTCACCCTGAACGAAGTGATGGGTCTAAAATCGCTGTGTATAAACAAGCCTGTCCGTAGTCAACGCGTTTAGATTCCTCACTGCGTTCGGAATGACAGGTATAAATTGCATTTGTGAAAGACTCGGCGTCAATCTCTAACCGTCATTCCCGCGAAGGCGGGAATCCAGCGTTCAAGGGTATGGATTCCTGCTTCCACAGGAATGACGGATATCCTAACTTGGCGAATCGGCATTTGTGAAATCTTCTCATACCTTGCGGGGGCTTTTGCGTTTTGGCGGCGGACGCTATTATTATGTACTTGTGCCACACACACTTGCTGACCGACTTGCTGAAAATGAAGGGGACATTGCTATGACTATGCTCGTTAGGGAAAAGTGCGTTGCCTGCCGCAGGGACTCGCCGCGTGTTACCGATGCGGAGGTCGCGGAGCTACATCCGCAGGTCGCGGATTGGGATCTGACCGACACGGACGGCATTCCTCGATTGCAACGGACATTCAGGTTCAGGGACTTCGGCGGCGCGCTTGACTTTGCCACCAATCTCGGCAAGTCTGCGGACGCCGAGGGACATCACCCGCGCATCACGGTCGAGTGGGGACGCGTGGGCGTGGACTGGTGGACTCACAAGATTCGCGGGTTGCACCGCAACGACTTCGTGATGGCGGCGAAGACGGACGCGATGTACGCCGAATCCGCGCAGTCTAACGACTAGCCTTCGCATTGCAGCTGCACAATGATGACCGGCTGGCACATATTCGCGATTGCCGACCAATCTATTGGCTGGGCGCGCAGGGCTTGTTGCAGGCGCAGAGCGTCCGAAAGTGCGGCGGCCGTATCGACGCCGGCGAAGTTTGGCTGAAAGAGCGGCAGCAGACGCACGGCATCGCCTATCTTGACGCGCGCGCCGTGCGTGTTGCGCCGCGCTGCGTGGTGCATTCCGACCGCCAGCTTTATCAGCGCTGACCAGAAGAATCGCTGCGGATACGGCGTATCCAGCCAGACCTCTTCAAGAACTTCATGGCATTCCCAATACAGCCCCGCATTGAAGAGCCGCACGGCATCGAAAAGCTGCGGCGGCGCGGCACCTTGTGGCTGAATCGACGCAGGATGGTACACGCCGTTCTCGAGCGCGGCGAGCCACTGCGCTTCCAATTTGCGCCGTTGTCCCTTGTTCGCATAACGCGGTAGTGCTTCAGTCATAGTCATTCAGTCAAAAGGTCTGGCATAGTAGGTCTGGCAGTCTGCACGATGGGAGGTCGTCCACTTGCGTGATGTAGATGTTATCGTAATCGGTGCCGGTCCATGCGGCAATATGGCGGCGCTGGAACTGGCACAGCGCAACGTCAGTGTTGCCGTGCTGGACTGGCGCACGCGAATTGGCGATAAGCTTTGCACGGGCATCATCGGCAGGGAATGCGCGGAATTGTTCGCGCCGGCGGCGGAGCATATCCACGGCGAGGCGCGCTCGGCGACCATCGTATCGCCGGCTGGCAGACACTATCGCATCGAGCGCACTGCGACGCAGGCGTACATCGTGGACCGTGTCGCGTATATCAACGCGGTGGCAGAGCAAGCGCAGCACACCGGCGCGGAGTACATCCTAGATTCGCGCGTTACCGACATACGCATCGACGGCACGCACGCGAAGATTGAAGCCGTAAGCGATGGCGTGCGCCGCGCATACACCTGCCGCATTGTGATTCTGGCGTCCGGCTTCGGCTCGCCGCTGCTGCGAATGGTCGGTTTGGACGGCGATAAGAAGACTGCCGGTAATCGAAAGACTAGCGACTACCGCCGGGACAATGGCAGGGACAATTACCGGGATAACGGCAGCGCCAGCAGCGAGTATCTCGTCGGCTATCAGGTGGAAGCGATTGCCAACGATTTGCGCGAGACCGAGGTCTATCTTGGCAGCGGGACGGCGCACGACTCGTTCGCGTGGCTCGTGCCGCTGTCGGGCAATCGCGCGCTCGCCGGGATGGCGCCGAGACGCCGCGCGAACGGGCAGATGGACGCGTTCATCGAACGACTGCGCGCGGAAGGCAGAATCGGCGAACTCGCGGGTGAGCAGAAGGCGTGGGGCATACCGATACGCCCGCTGTCGCCGAGCTACGCGGACAGGACGCTCGTGGCGGGCGATGCCGCAGGACTGGTCAAGCCCACGACGGGCGGCGGCATATACTACGCGTTCTTGTCCGGGCGAATCGCGGCTGAGGCGGCGCAAACCGCAATCGCGCGCGGCAAGTACGCGGCCAACGACCTGCGCGGCTACGAGCGGCAGTGGAAGGCGGTGTTCGGCAGAGAACTGCGCATCGGATACTACGCGCGCATGCTGTACGAGACGCTGGGCGACGAACAAATCGAGCGGCTGCTGGACGCATTCCTGTCCGATGGCGACATCGCGGATTACATAGGCGAAGATGTCGCGTTCGACTGGCACAGCAAGGTCATCCTGAAAGTGCTGCGGCACACCGGCATACGCCGCTCGCTCACCACGCTAGGCCCCGCCGCCGCGCCGTTCGTAGCCCGCCTGCTGCAAGCGCGGGGGTAAGGACATATCCTGCGCATCCAGGTTAGGTTGTGTGGACATTTGCGTCATTACCGTGAAGCATGTCCTCGACCCCGATCGGGGAACGGGAATCCAGAGCCGTAAGATGAAGCCGAATTCGTGCCAATAATACTATCTGCAAACCTCTGGATTCCTGCTTACGCAGGAATGACGGGCTGAAAATCAGAAATGTCCACAGAGCCTAGTCCTTGCCGAGCAGATCTGCGAGGATTGCCATGCGCATTACCAGCGAGTTTTCGGATTGGCGGTAGAAT
The sequence above is drawn from the Chloroflexota bacterium genome and encodes:
- a CDS encoding DUF309 domain-containing protein, with amino-acid sequence MTMTEALPRYANKGQRRKLEAQWLAALENGVYHPASIQPQGAAPPQLFDAVRLFNAGLYWECHEVLEEVWLDTPYPQRFFWSALIKLAVGMHHAARRNTHGARVKIGDAVRLLPLFQPNFAGVDTAAALSDALRLQQALRAQPIDWSAIANMCQPVIIVQLQCEG
- a CDS encoding NAD(P)/FAD-dependent oxidoreductase, which produces MRDVDVIVIGAGPCGNMAALELAQRNVSVAVLDWRTRIGDKLCTGIIGRECAELFAPAAEHIHGEARSATIVSPAGRHYRIERTATQAYIVDRVAYINAVAEQAQHTGAEYILDSRVTDIRIDGTHAKIEAVSDGVRRAYTCRIVILASGFGSPLLRMVGLDGDKKTAGNRKTSDYRRDNGRDNYRDNGSASSEYLVGYQVEAIANDLRETEVYLGSGTAHDSFAWLVPLSGNRALAGMAPRRRANGQMDAFIERLRAEGRIGELAGEQKAWGIPIRPLSPSYADRTLVAGDAAGLVKPTTGGGIYYAFLSGRIAAEAAQTAIARGKYAANDLRGYERQWKAVFGRELRIGYYARMLYETLGDEQIERLLDAFLSDGDIADYIGEDVAFDWHSKVILKVLRHTGIRRSLTTLGPAAAPFVARLLQARG
- a CDS encoding 4a-hydroxytetrahydrobiopterin dehydratase: MTMLVREKCVACRRDSPRVTDAEVAELHPQVADWDLTDTDGIPRLQRTFRFRDFGGALDFATNLGKSADAEGHHPRITVEWGRVGVDWWTHKIRGLHRNDFVMAAKTDAMYAESAQSND
- a CDS encoding alcohol dehydrogenase catalytic domain-containing protein → MRALVLNGDTYAVEDRPTPEPDTGEVLFRTHYSGICGTDLHAPNLDFYTYGVVIGHEFAGEVAALGTGVRDWKVGDRAIVHPRGNFCGVCYECRQGWPNICSADEICAPAGSVRDGGMAAYVSLPVGKLRALPDEVTMLEGAWAEPISIALRGVSRSGFSVGQRTVVIGAGPIGLLTTMLLRHGGASDITVIEPSQMRRDKALELGADRAINPFDDDPAMVFGTDLDLADCVFECSGARTALDTAVSIARPHGVIMLVGVASGNVNFLSLRALTKEITIRSSSRNADEIVTATRLLARKALDVHALTSDVVSIEDSLAALQRLDRGEGIKILVKPTE
- a CDS encoding siderophore biosynthesis protein SbnG — encoded protein: MRQNRVKQLMREGKLALGKYVSLADPQVVEIIGIAGFDAAFIDMEHTGFDLRTIEEMIRASDLAGVTSMVRVPDNDAKLILRILDMGAEGIIIPHVDGIEGAKRAVDAVRYPPMGERGGAGGTRAARFGDVAWNDHVRQSNEEIVLSVMTEDDKGINDVEAIAALDGVDLVSIGPTDLSQTLGVTDPADPRLRDKVNEIAAQVKSIGKAKLQIPMGHAALPLTPQELLELGVGYTHVAPAPPAILMQQFRNSVSEIHAAVGREN